The proteins below are encoded in one region of Flavobacterium sp. IMCC34852:
- a CDS encoding superoxide dismutase: MAFELPQLPYAYDALEPHIDARTMEIHHSKHHNAYTTNLNAAIAGTDLEGLTIENILINLDMKNAAVRNNGGGFYNHNLFWRVMSPNGGGLPTGELAEAIERDFKSFEEFKAQFAKAGATRFGSGWAWLCVHKGGKLEVCSTPNQDNPLMPDTACGGFPILGMDVWEHAYYLHYQNRRPDYIEAFFNVINWTEVARLYATEK; this comes from the coding sequence ATGGCTTTTGAATTACCGCAATTACCTTATGCATACGATGCTTTAGAACCACATATTGATGCCAGAACGATGGAAATACACCATTCAAAACATCACAATGCTTACACAACTAATCTAAACGCAGCTATTGCCGGAACAGATTTGGAAGGTTTAACTATTGAAAATATCTTAATCAATTTAGATATGAAAAATGCAGCCGTTAGAAATAACGGTGGCGGATTTTACAACCACAATTTGTTTTGGAGAGTAATGTCGCCAAATGGCGGCGGATTGCCAACAGGCGAATTAGCTGAAGCAATTGAAAGAGATTTTAAATCGTTTGAAGAGTTCAAAGCGCAATTTGCCAAAGCCGGTGCTACACGTTTCGGTTCTGGTTGGGCTTGGCTTTGTGTACACAAAGGAGGAAAGTTGGAAGTATGTTCTACACCAAACCAAGACAATCCTTTGATGCCTGATACAGCTTGTGGCGGATTTCCAATCTTAGGAATGGATGTTTGGGAACACGCTTACTACTTACACTATCAAAACCGTCGTCCAGATTATATTGAAGCTTTCTTTAATGTAATCAACTGGACAGAAGTGGCCAGATTATATGCTACAGAAAAATAA
- a CDS encoding MFS transporter: MKRNEVILVALMALLNFTHILDFMIMMPLGNILMPKWNLTTSEFSIIVSSYSLAAFVSAFFAIFFADKFDRKKLLLFGYSGFLIGTFACAFAFGTYSMILARTFTGLFGGLISAQILSIIADVIPYERRGRAMGMLMGGFALASVIGVPFGLFLANTYDWYYPFLVVAIFGVLLLPFLFRFVPNVNAHLTNPVKLKERISNFYAIFSNQAQITALGFSFLLITGHFIIVPLINPYLVYNVGVPQEYTPLIYLVGGICSLISAQIIGKLADSYGKRTVFVWAAVISTFFVVLITNMPHWQLFIVLGIFGFWFSSSTGRTVPGQAMITQAVTSQTRGSFMSLNSCVQSLGTGFASLMSGWITYSDAKFSIHNYNYLGYISITLILLCVLLSYQLERKLQYVEV; this comes from the coding sequence TTGAAAAGAAATGAAGTTATTTTGGTAGCACTCATGGCGTTGCTCAATTTTACCCATATACTCGATTTTATGATCATGATGCCTTTGGGGAATATTTTGATGCCCAAATGGAATTTGACGACTTCTGAGTTTTCTATTATTGTTTCTAGTTATTCTTTGGCGGCTTTTGTGAGTGCTTTTTTTGCCATTTTCTTTGCCGATAAATTCGACCGAAAAAAATTGTTGCTTTTTGGGTATTCCGGATTTTTAATCGGAACTTTTGCTTGTGCTTTTGCCTTTGGCACTTATTCGATGATTTTAGCCAGAACCTTTACAGGGCTTTTTGGTGGTTTAATCAGTGCGCAAATCTTAAGTATTATTGCCGATGTTATTCCGTATGAGCGTCGCGGCAGAGCAATGGGCATGTTAATGGGCGGATTTGCTTTGGCTTCCGTAATTGGAGTACCGTTTGGATTATTTTTGGCCAATACGTACGATTGGTATTATCCTTTTTTAGTAGTAGCTATTTTTGGGGTATTGTTGTTGCCGTTTTTATTTCGATTTGTGCCCAATGTCAATGCGCATTTGACCAATCCGGTAAAATTGAAGGAGCGCATCTCCAATTTCTATGCTATTTTTAGCAACCAAGCCCAAATTACCGCTTTAGGCTTTAGTTTTTTATTGATTACGGGTCATTTTATCATAGTGCCGTTAATTAACCCGTATTTGGTTTATAATGTTGGAGTACCTCAAGAATACACGCCTTTGATTTATTTGGTTGGCGGAATTTGTTCGTTGATTTCTGCTCAAATTATAGGGAAATTAGCTGACAGCTACGGGAAAAGAACCGTTTTTGTTTGGGCTGCAGTGATTTCAACCTTTTTTGTGGTACTGATAACTAATATGCCGCATTGGCAACTTTTCATCGTGTTGGGTATTTTTGGATTTTGGTTTAGTTCCTCCACCGGAAGAACCGTTCCCGGACAAGCCATGATTACCCAAGCCGTAACCAGTCAAACCCGAGGCAGTTTTATGAGTTTGAATTCTTGTGTACAATCGTTGGGAACGGGTTTCGCTTCTTTAATGAGCGGTTGGATAACTTACAGCGATGCTAAATTCTCTATTCACAATTACAATTATTTAGGATATATCAGTATTACTTTGATTCTATTATGTGTCTTATTGTCTTACCAATTAGAACGAAAACTGCAATATGTTGAAGTATGA
- a CDS encoding GNAT family N-acetyltransferase, whose amino-acid sequence MFDLQPKNLKNELIQLIPLQETDFEELYAIASDPLVWEQHPNKLRYQREVFQNYFEGAMLSKGAFLIRDTKTNEAVGSSRFYDFNEKENSILIGYTFIGRKFWGNGYNKALKKIMLDYAFQEVNKVYFHIGAHNIRSQKAIEKIGAIKVDEFEVEYYGEEAKLNFVYLIQKN is encoded by the coding sequence ATGTTTGATTTACAACCCAAAAATCTGAAAAACGAACTTATTCAATTGATTCCGTTGCAAGAAACAGATTTTGAGGAATTGTATGCCATAGCTTCTGATCCTTTGGTTTGGGAGCAACATCCAAACAAGTTGCGATACCAAAGAGAAGTTTTTCAGAATTATTTTGAAGGCGCAATGTTATCCAAAGGCGCCTTTTTAATTCGCGATACTAAAACCAACGAAGCAGTTGGCAGCAGTCGGTTTTATGACTTTAATGAAAAGGAAAACTCCATTCTAATCGGCTATACTTTTATAGGGCGAAAATTTTGGGGCAACGGTTACAATAAAGCTTTGAAAAAAATCATGCTCGATTATGCTTTTCAGGAGGTAAATAAAGTGTATTTCCATATTGGCGCCCATAACATTCGCTCGCAAAAAGCCATTGAAAAAATCGGTGCCATTAAAGTGGATGAATTTGAAGTCGAATATTATGGCGAAGAGGCTAAGTTGAATTTTGTTTATTTAATCCAAAAAAACTAA
- a CDS encoding UvrD-helicase domain-containing protein, whose product MQKTAFSIYDASAGSGKTYTLVKEYLKIILLSKKPDAYRNILAITFTNKAVHEMKSRVVESLSEFAKEKPSDKALQLMQDIQLETGLSLATITEKAKSIIKNLIHNYASFDISTIDKFTHKVIRAFAHDLNLPITFEVSLDTENLLTEAVDAIIAEAGNDETLTNLLVDFTMEKTDDDKSWDISREIMETGKLILNENNREEITHFQNKTIAEFIEIKNKLKELCEQLETETVALASEALLLIEKKGIDIKSFSRETFPNHLKSIVDKKFNPKNKTFHQFEDIAINKTASDRTIIESIIPDLLEILASIYIKFEKKNFYEAFLKNITPLSLLNTVSNELGKIQKEQNILSIAEFNKLINEQIQNQPAPFIYERLGEKYRNFFIDEFQDTSEMQWQNLIPLIDNALSSEDLNGEQGSLMIVGDPKQSIYRWRGGKAEQFIELSKDKNPFVNPDKQLFSLGTNYRSYSEIIDFNNQLFGFLSNEFAHEDYKDLYQNHSHQQFNTKTGGYVNIAFVPKVEKADFDEEENVAKNELYLQATLATIEKVKQNGFRYKDIVILTRKKTHGTEVANYLTENGIPILSSESLLLGASSEVQGVIQILRYLKNNNDLQSKANFLYYLASQQDQLPIHDFIAQGMEQKSEPEFQKWLTTFQIDFSFQNIRKKSLYEATEIIIAKVIPMHKRNAYIQFFLDLILEHDLKKQAGISDFLAYWDNNSEKLSIPSPEGNDAVRIMTIHKSKGLEFPVVIFPFAEEDYSKGPREKMWLNADEAITGLPKALVDKSSKVEGYGEEANVIYQQKKQEELLDNINVLYVALTRAEEQLYIISGMQSRSKTTGEYPNNMATFFIKFLEDKGFDESKFDYSFGEAKKLSETKDTLDETETIPQLAATLNPKNIKIAQKESLMWNTQQQKAIEFGNILHEILSFVKTKDDIDLALTKAIENGLIVASQKAAVEQTIQQVVTHPDLSSYFAIGNKILNEKTIIQKEGNLVKPDRMVINQNQEIYLLDYKTGAHQAKYTTQLENYQNVIEKMGFKVTKKALVYIGESLEIVNL is encoded by the coding sequence ATGCAGAAAACTGCTTTCTCTATCTACGACGCATCGGCCGGTTCGGGCAAAACTTATACTTTGGTTAAAGAGTATTTGAAAATTATTCTCTTATCCAAAAAACCAGATGCGTATCGGAATATTTTGGCTATTACGTTTACCAACAAAGCCGTTCACGAAATGAAAAGCCGTGTTGTGGAAAGTTTATCGGAGTTTGCCAAAGAAAAACCATCTGACAAAGCTTTGCAATTAATGCAAGACATTCAATTGGAAACTGGTTTATCATTGGCCACCATTACTGAAAAAGCGAAAAGCATCATCAAAAACCTGATTCACAATTACGCTTCGTTTGATATTTCTACCATTGACAAATTCACACACAAAGTCATTCGTGCTTTTGCCCACGATTTGAATTTGCCGATTACGTTTGAAGTCTCATTGGATACTGAAAACCTATTGACCGAAGCCGTCGACGCCATTATAGCCGAAGCCGGAAACGATGAAACCTTAACCAACTTGTTGGTCGATTTCACGATGGAAAAAACCGATGACGATAAATCTTGGGACATTTCACGCGAAATCATGGAAACCGGAAAACTGATTCTAAACGAAAACAATCGTGAAGAAATCACCCATTTTCAAAACAAAACCATCGCCGAGTTTATAGAAATCAAAAACAAACTAAAGGAACTCTGTGAGCAATTAGAAACCGAAACTGTGGCATTGGCTTCGGAAGCTTTGCTGTTGATTGAAAAAAAAGGAATCGATATTAAGTCTTTTTCTAGAGAAACTTTTCCAAACCATTTGAAAAGCATCGTTGACAAAAAATTCAACCCAAAAAATAAAACCTTTCATCAATTTGAAGATATTGCCATCAACAAAACCGCTTCAGACCGAACAATCATCGAAAGCATCATTCCCGATTTACTCGAAATATTAGCTTCGATTTATATAAAATTCGAAAAGAAAAATTTCTACGAAGCGTTTCTCAAAAACATCACGCCGCTTTCGTTGCTGAATACGGTAAGTAATGAATTGGGCAAAATTCAAAAAGAGCAAAATATACTTTCGATAGCGGAATTCAATAAGTTAATCAACGAGCAAATTCAAAACCAACCGGCGCCATTTATTTACGAGCGTTTGGGAGAAAAATACCGAAACTTTTTTATCGACGAATTTCAAGATACATCCGAAATGCAATGGCAGAATTTGATTCCGCTGATTGACAACGCGCTTTCGAGCGAAGATTTGAACGGTGAACAAGGTTCGCTTATGATTGTAGGCGATCCGAAACAGTCGATTTACCGTTGGCGCGGCGGAAAAGCCGAACAATTTATCGAACTCAGTAAAGACAAAAATCCTTTTGTCAATCCGGATAAGCAGTTATTTTCTTTGGGAACCAATTACCGCAGTTACTCCGAAATCATTGATTTCAACAACCAACTCTTTGGTTTTCTATCCAATGAATTTGCCCATGAAGATTACAAAGATTTGTACCAAAACCACAGCCATCAACAATTCAATACCAAAACGGGCGGTTATGTGAATATTGCTTTTGTACCAAAAGTCGAAAAAGCAGACTTCGATGAAGAAGAAAATGTAGCCAAAAACGAACTCTATTTACAAGCCACTTTAGCCACGATTGAAAAAGTAAAACAAAACGGTTTCCGCTACAAAGACATCGTTATCCTAACCCGAAAAAAAACTCACGGAACAGAAGTCGCCAATTATTTAACCGAAAACGGCATTCCGATTTTGTCTTCTGAAAGTTTGTTGCTCGGCGCTTCGTCGGAAGTACAAGGTGTCATTCAGATTTTGCGCTATCTGAAAAACAATAACGATTTACAATCGAAAGCGAATTTCCTGTACTATTTGGCTTCGCAACAAGATCAATTACCGATTCACGATTTCATTGCGCAAGGCATGGAACAAAAGTCGGAACCCGAATTTCAAAAGTGGTTAACGACATTCCAAATTGATTTCTCTTTCCAAAACATCCGTAAAAAATCGCTTTACGAAGCCACCGAAATCATCATTGCCAAAGTCATTCCGATGCACAAACGCAATGCTTACATTCAGTTTTTCCTCGATTTGATTTTGGAACACGATTTAAAAAAACAAGCCGGGATTTCGGATTTTCTTGCTTATTGGGACAATAATTCCGAGAAACTCAGCATTCCGTCGCCCGAAGGCAATGATGCCGTTCGCATTATGACGATTCACAAATCGAAAGGTTTGGAGTTTCCGGTGGTGATTTTTCCTTTTGCCGAAGAAGATTACAGCAAAGGACCACGTGAAAAAATGTGGCTCAACGCCGATGAAGCAATCACGGGTTTACCCAAAGCATTAGTCGATAAAAGCAGTAAAGTAGAAGGTTATGGCGAAGAGGCGAATGTAATTTACCAACAAAAGAAACAGGAAGAATTGCTCGACAATATTAATGTGTTGTATGTCGCATTAACGCGTGCCGAAGAACAGTTGTATATCATTTCGGGCATGCAAAGCAGAAGCAAAACTACTGGAGAATACCCAAATAATATGGCGACGTTTTTTATCAAATTCTTAGAAGATAAAGGGTTTGACGAAAGTAAATTCGACTATTCATTTGGCGAAGCCAAAAAACTATCCGAAACCAAAGATACTTTAGACGAAACCGAAACCATTCCGCAATTGGCAGCCACTTTGAATCCGAAAAACATCAAAATTGCCCAAAAAGAAAGTCTGATGTGGAACACGCAACAGCAGAAAGCGATTGAATTCGGGAACATTCTTCACGAAATTTTATCGTTCGTCAAAACCAAAGACGACATCGATTTGGCCCTAACCAAAGCCATCGAAAACGGATTGATTGTCGCTTCCCAAAAAGCAGCAGTCGAGCAAACGATTCAGCAAGTCGTAACGCATCCCGATTTATCTTCTTATTTCGCCATCGGCAACAAAATACTAAACGAAAAAACCATCATTCAAAAAGAAGGCAACTTGGTCAAACCTGATAGAATGGTCATCAATCAGAACCAAGAAATCTATTTACTCGATTACAAAACCGGAGCACACCAGGCCAAATACACTACGCAATTGGAAAACTATCAGAACGTCATTGAAAAAATGGGTTTTAAAGTAACTAAAAAAGCCTTGGTTTATATTGGGGAAAGCTTGGAAATAGTAAATTTGTAA
- the kbl gene encoding glycine C-acetyltransferase has product MYGKIQQHLQNELNTIEQNGIFKRERIITSPQGAEITVNGKTVLNFCANNYLGLSSHPEVIQAAKDALDSHGFGMSSVRFICGTQDIHKTLEKKIADFYGTEDTILYAAAFDANGGVFEPLLGEEDCIISDSLNHASIIDGVRLCKAARYRYENSNMEDLENQLKKAVEAGHRFKLIVTDGVFSMDGLVAPLDKICDLADKYDALVMVDECHAAGFIGATGKGTMEAKGVMGRVDIITGTLGKALGGAMGGYTTAKKEIIEILRQRSRPYLFSNSLAPAIVGASIKVFELLEKDTTLRDKLEWNTNYFKEGMKKAGLDIIDGDSAIVPVMLYDAKLSQVMADELLKKGIYVIGFFFPVVPRDKARIRVQLSAAHTKEHLDQAIKAFEEVAKELRII; this is encoded by the coding sequence ATGTACGGGAAAATTCAACAACACTTACAAAATGAACTCAATACCATTGAACAAAACGGTATTTTCAAAAGAGAACGCATCATCACTTCGCCACAAGGCGCGGAAATTACAGTCAACGGCAAAACAGTTTTGAACTTTTGTGCCAATAATTATCTCGGTTTGTCCTCACATCCTGAGGTGATTCAGGCCGCTAAAGATGCTTTGGATTCTCATGGATTCGGAATGTCTTCGGTGCGATTCATTTGCGGAACGCAGGATATTCACAAAACTTTAGAAAAAAAGATAGCTGATTTTTACGGAACAGAAGACACTATTTTATATGCAGCAGCTTTTGATGCAAACGGTGGTGTTTTTGAACCATTGTTAGGAGAAGAAGATTGTATTATTTCAGACAGTTTAAACCACGCTTCTATTATTGACGGTGTTCGTTTGTGTAAAGCAGCGCGTTACCGCTATGAAAATTCCAATATGGAAGACTTGGAAAACCAATTGAAAAAAGCGGTAGAGGCCGGACATCGATTCAAGTTAATTGTAACCGATGGTGTTTTCTCTATGGACGGATTAGTAGCGCCATTAGATAAAATTTGTGACTTAGCCGATAAATACGATGCTTTAGTAATGGTCGACGAATGTCATGCGGCCGGTTTTATTGGAGCAACAGGAAAAGGAACGATGGAAGCCAAAGGCGTAATGGGTAGAGTGGACATCATTACGGGAACACTCGGAAAAGCTTTAGGCGGCGCCATGGGCGGATATACCACTGCGAAAAAAGAAATTATAGAGATTTTGCGTCAACGTTCGCGTCCGTATTTGTTCTCCAACTCATTGGCTCCGGCTATTGTTGGTGCGTCTATCAAGGTTTTTGAATTGTTGGAAAAAGACACCACACTTCGAGATAAATTGGAATGGAATACCAACTATTTCAAAGAAGGAATGAAAAAAGCAGGTTTAGATATCATCGACGGTGATTCAGCGATTGTACCGGTTATGCTGTATGATGCCAAATTATCTCAAGTAATGGCCGACGAATTACTGAAAAAAGGCATCTATGTAATCGGGTTCTTTTTCCCGGTTGTTCCGAGAGACAAAGCCCGAATCAGAGTCCAACTTTCTGCTGCACATACCAAAGAACATCTTGATCAAGCTATAAAAGCCTTCGAAGAAGTGGCAAAAGAACTCCGTATTATCTAA
- a CDS encoding OmpA family protein, whose translation MKHLNKLFVAMLMLAGLSSQAQDGNNPWAVSFGVNAVDTRVSAASKLEDQFSQYFNATDNWNILPTVSFVSVSKHIGGNFTFGVTGSMNKITKFVLPRVNNGPYEVVNPGDLNYYALDGVITYSLMNLINSKKLDPSINFGGGYTWLGDESSAGTLNGGLGLTYWFTENIGLSYRTTYKHSFEDSRADMPSHSQHFAGLTFKFGGSDKDGDGIYDKDDACPEEAGLKQFNGCPDTDSDGIENSKDACPEIAGPAEYNGCPDTDGDKIADNVDACPEVAGLAAFGGCPDTDGDGVQDKEDKCKDVKGPKENGGCPWPDRDGDKVLDKDDRCPDVAGTVANNGCPEVTEEAIKRLNDYAKTILFDSGKASFQQQTYPVLQAIVAILKEYPNSNFSIEGHTDSDGKDAANQTLSENRAAAVKNYLIENGIAASRLSSAGFGESKPIDTNKTKAGKANNRRVEVKLVK comes from the coding sequence ATGAAACATCTTAACAAATTATTCGTTGCTATGCTAATGTTAGCTGGTTTAAGCTCTCAAGCTCAAGACGGCAACAATCCTTGGGCAGTATCGTTTGGGGTTAACGCGGTAGATACCAGAGTAAGTGCTGCATCAAAATTAGAAGATCAATTTTCTCAGTATTTTAATGCTACAGATAACTGGAATATTCTTCCTACTGTATCATTTGTAAGCGTATCCAAACACATTGGCGGTAATTTCACATTTGGAGTTACAGGTTCGATGAACAAAATCACTAAGTTCGTTTTACCAAGAGTTAATAACGGACCTTACGAAGTAGTTAATCCAGGCGATTTAAACTATTATGCATTAGATGGTGTTATCACCTACAGTTTGATGAATTTAATTAATTCTAAAAAACTTGATCCATCTATCAATTTTGGTGGAGGTTACACTTGGCTTGGTGACGAATCTAGCGCAGGTACTTTAAATGGTGGTTTAGGATTAACTTATTGGTTTACTGAAAACATTGGTTTATCTTACCGTACAACATACAAACATTCTTTCGAAGATTCACGCGCTGACATGCCTTCTCACTCACAACACTTTGCAGGTTTAACTTTCAAATTTGGAGGTTCTGACAAAGACGGTGACGGTATTTATGACAAAGACGATGCTTGTCCGGAAGAAGCTGGTTTAAAACAATTCAACGGTTGTCCTGATACTGACAGTGACGGAATCGAAAACAGTAAAGATGCTTGTCCGGAAATTGCCGGTCCTGCTGAATATAACGGTTGTCCTGATACTGACGGTGATAAAATCGCTGACAATGTTGATGCTTGTCCAGAAGTTGCCGGTTTAGCTGCTTTCGGTGGTTGTCCTGATACTGACGGTGACGGAGTTCAAGACAAAGAAGATAAATGTAAAGACGTTAAAGGTCCTAAAGAAAATGGCGGATGTCCTTGGCCAGATAGAGATGGTGACAAAGTATTAGACAAAGATGACAGATGTCCGGATGTAGCTGGTACTGTGGCAAACAATGGTTGTCCTGAAGTAACTGAAGAAGCTATCAAAAGATTGAACGACTATGCTAAAACTATCTTATTTGATAGCGGTAAAGCTTCATTCCAACAACAAACTTACCCTGTATTACAAGCTATTGTAGCTATCTTGAAAGAGTATCCAAACTCTAACTTCTCAATCGAAGGTCACACAGATAGCGATGGTAAAGATGCTGCTAACCAAACCTTATCTGAAAACAGAGCTGCTGCAGTTAAAAACTATTTAATTGAAAATGGTATTGCTGCTTCAAGATTGTCTTCAGCTGGTTTCGGAGAGTCTAAACCAATCGATACTAACAAAACTAAAGCTGGTAAAGCTAACAACAGAAGAGTTGAAGTGAAATTAGTAAAATAA
- a CDS encoding PD-(D/E)XK nuclease family protein → MSKPTFLYQLAQEILKTHSNSLLDLVVILPNKRAKVFLLEELKKSVANNAFAPKIISIEDFIQDVAGIRSIDSVELLFEFYDVYLTVTEKDQQESFETFANWAKTLLQDFNEIDRYLLDTNHVLNYLENIKEIEHWWEKIENKTELVEKHLAFWKKLPEYYQSLYDYLLNKGVGYQGLIYREAVGNLDHFSENNTNQFIFAGFNALNQAEEKIIQHLLALDKAKIYWDIDETLLHDSFHDAGLFQRKFKSEWIYYKTHPYEWIVNDFTETKNIHVIATSKSIGQAKITGSIIEKHIAENDTNLQNVAVVLGEENLLLPILHSLPNNVNALNVTMGFSSKNNPAQLLIAKLFKLHYNALSRNPSSYVMYYKDVLDILTHPLIEPYVYAGELVNRINKNNYTFITHKKLEELYTQENALFGMLFRKWDTSSVNVLENLSQILLQIKANLSYDNEEEKITNAFVYSVFKVINKMTSYFGQHQNIDDIKTLHAIYKQVIDVAEVSFEGEPLDGLQIMGVLESRVLDFETVIITSVNEGKFPAGKSTNSFIPYDVKRELELPTYKEKDAIYTYHFYHLLQRAKNIYLIYNADSDGFDAGEKSRFITQLEVEKQPKHNLTFQYFNPNVPNIAHQPIIVPKTESVLTRLREIAEKGFSPSSLTTYIRNPIQFYFQRVLRISETDEVEENIAVNTLGTIIHGALEALYKPFIGRVLTKVDIESCFKKIDDEVLTQFKEVYKEGEIKKGRNLLAFEVAKRNVYNFLKLELELLEKGDEVQIIALEAPLSRTLNHPNLPLPVTIAGNVDRIELRNGRVRIIDYKTGKVEQKSVTLKDWNGLTEDIKNDKIIQILAYAFMFEEQAKGRNIEAGIISFKNLKSGFLPFNFKQDKEVTDNVSPEIMEAYVEQIVVLLQAIFNVEMPFEEKVN, encoded by the coding sequence ATGTCAAAACCCACATTTCTTTACCAACTCGCACAAGAAATTCTAAAAACACATTCCAATTCTCTATTGGATTTGGTGGTGATTTTACCCAACAAAAGAGCCAAAGTATTTTTGCTCGAAGAATTAAAGAAATCTGTTGCCAATAATGCCTTTGCCCCCAAAATTATCAGCATCGAAGATTTTATACAAGATGTGGCCGGAATTCGGTCAATCGATAGTGTTGAATTGCTTTTCGAATTCTATGACGTTTATCTTACGGTTACCGAAAAAGACCAACAAGAATCCTTCGAAACCTTTGCCAATTGGGCCAAAACCTTACTTCAGGATTTCAACGAAATCGACCGTTATTTACTAGATACTAATCATGTTTTAAATTATCTTGAGAACATCAAAGAAATTGAACATTGGTGGGAAAAAATAGAAAACAAAACTGAATTAGTCGAAAAACATCTCGCCTTTTGGAAAAAACTCCCGGAATATTATCAATCACTTTATGATTATCTACTCAACAAAGGCGTCGGTTACCAAGGTTTGATTTATCGCGAAGCCGTGGGAAATCTGGATCATTTTTCTGAAAACAATACCAACCAATTTATATTCGCAGGTTTCAACGCATTAAACCAAGCAGAGGAAAAAATCATCCAACATTTATTGGCACTTGACAAAGCCAAAATCTATTGGGATATCGACGAGACTTTGCTTCACGATTCCTTTCACGATGCGGGTTTGTTTCAAAGAAAATTCAAATCGGAATGGATTTACTACAAAACACATCCTTACGAATGGATTGTCAACGACTTTACGGAAACCAAAAATATCCACGTCATTGCGACATCCAAATCTATCGGGCAAGCCAAAATCACCGGAAGTATTATTGAAAAACATATCGCTGAAAACGACACCAATCTGCAAAACGTTGCCGTAGTTTTAGGCGAAGAAAATCTGTTATTACCTATTTTACATTCGTTACCCAATAACGTAAACGCGTTGAACGTAACCATGGGATTTTCGAGTAAAAACAATCCCGCACAATTGCTAATCGCTAAATTGTTTAAGTTACATTATAATGCATTATCCCGAAATCCGAGCAGTTATGTAATGTATTATAAAGATGTGCTCGACATTTTAACACATCCGCTGATTGAACCTTATGTTTACGCCGGCGAATTGGTCAACCGAATCAACAAAAACAATTATACTTTTATTACCCATAAAAAGCTTGAAGAATTATATACTCAGGAGAATGCTTTGTTCGGAATGTTGTTCCGAAAATGGGATACAAGTTCTGTAAATGTACTTGAAAATCTGTCTCAGATTCTACTCCAAATCAAAGCCAACCTGAGTTACGACAATGAAGAAGAGAAAATCACCAATGCTTTTGTCTATTCCGTCTTTAAAGTGATTAATAAAATGACTTCTTATTTTGGCCAACACCAAAACATAGACGACATCAAAACGCTGCACGCCATTTACAAACAAGTGATTGACGTGGCTGAAGTTTCCTTTGAAGGCGAACCTTTAGACGGTCTGCAAATCATGGGTGTTTTAGAAAGCCGTGTGCTCGATTTTGAAACCGTAATCATCACATCGGTTAATGAAGGCAAATTTCCGGCGGGAAAAAGCACCAATTCCTTTATTCCGTATGATGTGAAGCGAGAATTAGAGTTGCCCACTTACAAAGAAAAAGATGCTATTTATACGTATCACTTCTACCATTTATTGCAACGTGCCAAAAACATTTATCTGATTTACAACGCCGACAGCGATGGTTTTGATGCCGGCGAAAAAAGTCGTTTTATCACTCAGTTGGAAGTCGAAAAACAACCGAAGCACAACTTAACCTTTCAATATTTTAATCCCAATGTGCCGAATATTGCACACCAACCGATAATTGTTCCAAAAACCGAAAGTGTTTTAACACGCTTGCGCGAAATTGCCGAAAAGGGTTTTTCACCTTCGTCATTAACGACTTATATCAGAAACCCGATTCAGTTTTATTTCCAACGCGTGTTGCGCATTTCCGAAACCGATGAAGTGGAAGAAAATATTGCAGTCAACACTTTGGGAACGATAATTCACGGCGCTTTAGAAGCTTTATACAAACCATTTATCGGAAGGGTTTTAACGAAAGTTGATATCGAAAGTTGTTTCAAAAAAATAGATGACGAAGTGCTGACGCAATTCAAAGAAGTTTACAAAGAAGGTGAAATCAAAAAAGGCCGAAACCTATTGGCTTTTGAAGTAGCGAAACGGAATGTCTATAATTTTCTTAAGCTCGAATTAGAGTTATTAGAAAAAGGAGATGAAGTGCAAATCATCGCTTTGGAAGCGCCACTAAGCAGAACACTAAATCACCCTAATTTACCATTGCCGGTAACCATTGCCGGAAACGTGGACCGAATTGAGCTTCGCAACGGCAGAGTCAGAATCATCGATTATAAAACCGGTAAAGTTGAACAAAAAAGTGTCACGTTAAAAGACTGGAACGGCTTAACCGAAGATATTAAAAATGATAAAATCATTCAGATTTTGGCTTATGCTTTTATGTTTGAAGAACAAGCCAAAGGTCGCAACATTGAAGCCGGTATCATTTCGTTTAAGAATTTAAAATCGGGGTTTTTACCGTTTAATTTTAAGCAAGATAAAGAAGTAACCGATAATGTTTCGCCTGAAATTATGGAAGCTTATGTAGAGCAGATTGTGGTTTTGCTTCAGGCCATTTTCAATGTGGAAATGCCTTTTGAGGAGAAAGTAAACTAA